One Pirellulales bacterium DNA segment encodes these proteins:
- a CDS encoding NADH-quinone oxidoreductase subunit I codes for MKPEDPAIKWVEEPPLGLAGRMYLPLFVQGLSTTVKHLFSPKVTVSFPEQRPKIGNPLIYRGVHRLNKDSEGRVKCVACFLCSTACPAHCIDIVAAPSPWPDREKYCESFTIDELRCIFCGMCEEACPVDAIELTSLLDLTGRSREEMVFDKEKLLSVYDITKDAEPMKSIALGGTV; via the coding sequence ATGAAGCCTGAAGATCCGGCCATTAAATGGGTAGAAGAACCACCGCTGGGTTTGGCCGGACGGATGTATTTGCCGTTGTTTGTGCAGGGGTTGTCGACGACGGTGAAGCATTTGTTCAGCCCGAAGGTCACGGTCAGTTTTCCCGAGCAGCGACCGAAAATAGGCAATCCGCTAATTTACCGCGGCGTCCACCGGCTAAACAAAGATAGCGAAGGCCGGGTGAAATGCGTGGCCTGTTTTTTGTGCTCCACCGCTTGTCCGGCGCATTGCATTGACATTGTCGCCGCGCCCAGCCCGTGGCCCGACCGGGAGAAATACTGCGAGAGCTTCACGATCGACGAATTACGGTGTATTTTCTGCGGCATGTGCGAAGAAGCTTGCCCAGTGGACGCGATCGAGTTGACCAGCCTGTTAGACCTTACGGGCCGCAGCCGTGAGGAAATGGTGTTCGACAAAGAAAAACTGCTCAGCGTGTACGACATCACGAAGGATGCCGAGCCGATGAAATCGATCGCGCTGGGAGGCACCGTATGA
- the nuoK gene encoding NADH-quinone oxidoreductase subunit NuoK yields the protein MNEAALLQNSLLVGAALFCIGLVGFLSRRNMIVMFLCAEMMLQGVSVSLVAWGRWHNNWDGQVLVIFILTVAACEAAVALALVLMLFQRRDNLDIAAWDELRESNLSAYVDHELPAIAEPRPHWPHLTPAGLEPKVDEEEITHRNHV from the coding sequence ATGAACGAAGCCGCTCTGCTGCAAAATTCGTTGTTGGTGGGCGCCGCTCTGTTTTGTATTGGGCTGGTGGGTTTTTTGAGCCGGCGGAATATGATCGTCATGTTTTTGTGCGCCGAGATGATGTTGCAAGGCGTATCGGTGAGTCTCGTGGCTTGGGGCCGCTGGCACAACAATTGGGATGGCCAAGTGCTCGTCATTTTCATTCTCACCGTGGCCGCCTGCGAAGCGGCTGTGGCCTTGGCGCTAGTGCTCATGCTGTTTCAGCGCCGCGACAATTTGGATATTGCCGCCTGGGACGAACTGCGGGAAAGCAACTTGTCAGCCTATGTGGATCACGAATTACCGGCTATAGCCGAGCCCAGACCCCATTGGCCACACCTGACACCAGCCGGTTTGGAACCGAAGGTGGACGAAGAAGAAATCACGCATCGGAACCACGTGTGA
- the nuoL gene encoding NADH-quinone oxidoreductase subunit L, translated as MDTLLISIPALPLAAFLLLAFFGRGFGRLSHWPVVLAFAGSFALSLPLLFSVQAQSSESLNGGQGHIGYEHVYTLWTWADVNNAYTPRPAMANSSSVPVVTEAPHNFTIDVTLRADPLTCFMLCMVTFISTLVAIYASGYMHGDPGYPRFFCYIALFVFSMTMLVSVSNFLLLYTFWEAVGLCSYLLVGFWYEKPAAAAAGMKAFLVNRVGDFGFAIGIFLIWTTYGTLNFHDTQITAVDGAVQQVAGVLGQTRLANPAMFATGGVAVAICLLLMAGACGKSAQFPLHVWLPDAMEGPTPVSALIHAATMVTAGVYMVARCTPLFLASASTPWFTIGGSPVTAQMVVATIGGFTAILAGTIAITQNDLKRVLAYSTISQLGYMFLSLGTGSLLGIVAGMFHLFTHAFFKALLFLGAGSVMHTMGGVIDMRRFGGLRRLMPITCGTFLIGCLALAGLFPFSGFWSKDEILGAVHDKSLHSEGFAHGLYGALYWVGVFTAGLTAFYTFRAFFSTFYGEERIPHEAGHHAHESPRAMTVPLLILAVPAALIGGYYGLTHGILEFLKLTPSLAYQTIAKTAEQPKLEFGISALSTGVVIIGISLAAYLYLGGRSQAEWLGRLLRPLYVLSYGKFFIDQIYQVLIVWPLRILASISYWVDCYVIDALVNFVGAIPAVCGSMLRSLQNGMVQFYALAMMLGLLVLIGALVLWPG; from the coding sequence ATGGATACTTTATTAATTTCGATTCCGGCTTTGCCGCTGGCGGCGTTTTTGCTGCTGGCGTTTTTCGGCCGTGGCTTTGGGCGGCTGAGCCACTGGCCGGTGGTGCTGGCCTTTGCCGGTTCGTTCGCGCTTAGCTTGCCGTTGTTGTTTAGCGTTCAAGCGCAATCGAGCGAATCGCTCAACGGCGGGCAGGGGCACATTGGTTACGAGCACGTTTATACGCTCTGGACCTGGGCCGATGTGAACAACGCCTACACGCCACGGCCAGCGATGGCGAATTCGTCTTCGGTGCCTGTCGTTACGGAAGCACCGCACAATTTCACGATCGACGTCACGCTGCGGGCCGATCCACTCACCTGTTTCATGCTGTGCATGGTGACGTTTATTTCCACGCTGGTGGCGATTTACGCCAGCGGCTACATGCACGGCGATCCAGGCTATCCGCGGTTTTTCTGTTACATCGCACTGTTTGTGTTCTCGATGACCATGCTGGTTTCGGTCAGCAACTTTTTGCTACTGTACACCTTTTGGGAAGCAGTTGGGTTGTGCAGTTATTTGCTGGTCGGATTTTGGTATGAAAAGCCGGCGGCAGCGGCTGCGGGAATGAAGGCCTTCCTGGTAAACCGCGTGGGCGATTTTGGCTTTGCGATTGGTATTTTTCTAATTTGGACCACTTACGGCACGCTGAATTTTCACGATACGCAAATCACCGCTGTGGATGGCGCGGTGCAACAAGTGGCCGGAGTGCTGGGTCAAACTCGGCTGGCAAATCCGGCGATGTTTGCCACCGGCGGCGTTGCGGTGGCGATTTGCCTGCTACTGATGGCCGGCGCCTGCGGCAAAAGCGCGCAGTTTCCGCTACATGTGTGGTTACCCGACGCCATGGAAGGCCCCACGCCGGTGAGCGCGCTGATTCACGCCGCCACAATGGTCACGGCCGGTGTGTACATGGTTGCACGTTGCACGCCGCTCTTCTTGGCGTCGGCCAGCACGCCGTGGTTTACCATCGGCGGTTCGCCGGTGACTGCGCAGATGGTTGTCGCCACCATTGGAGGTTTTACGGCGATTTTGGCTGGCACCATTGCGATCACCCAAAACGATTTGAAGCGCGTGCTGGCATATTCCACAATTAGCCAGCTTGGCTACATGTTTCTGAGTTTAGGAACGGGATCGCTGCTGGGCATTGTGGCGGGCATGTTCCACCTGTTCACGCATGCATTTTTTAAGGCCTTGTTGTTTTTGGGCGCGGGCAGCGTGATGCACACCATGGGGGGCGTGATCGATATGCGTCGCTTCGGTGGGTTACGGCGGCTGATGCCTATCACTTGCGGAACGTTTCTGATTGGCTGCCTGGCGCTAGCGGGGTTGTTTCCGTTTTCTGGATTTTGGAGTAAGGATGAAATTTTGGGGGCCGTGCATGATAAATCTCTGCACAGCGAAGGCTTCGCTCACGGCCTGTACGGCGCCCTGTATTGGGTGGGCGTGTTCACCGCCGGGCTGACCGCGTTTTACACGTTCCGAGCTTTCTTTAGCACGTTTTATGGCGAAGAAAGAATTCCGCACGAGGCGGGTCATCATGCGCACGAATCGCCGCGCGCGATGACCGTGCCGCTGTTAATTTTGGCTGTCCCGGCGGCATTGATCGGCGGATATTACGGTCTGACGCACGGCATTCTGGAGTTTTTGAAACTCACGCCGTCGCTGGCCTATCAAACCATCGCGAAAACCGCAGAGCAACCGAAATTGGAGTTCGGAATATCGGCGCTGAGCACGGGCGTTGTAATTATTGGCATCAGCTTGGCCGCCTATTTGTATCTGGGCGGTCGCTCGCAGGCGGAATGGCTGGGCCGGCTGTTGCGGCCGTTGTATGTGTTATCGTACGGCAAGTTCTTCATCGATCAAATTTATCAAGTGCTTATCGTGTGGCCGTTGCGGATTCTGGCGTCAATCAGCTATTGGGTAGATTGTTACGTGATCGACGCCCTCGTGAATTTTGTGGGAGCCATTCCGGCCGTGTGTGGTTCCATGCTGCGGTCGCTTCAAAATGGGATGGTGCAGTTTTATGCGCTGGCCATGATGTTAGGCCTGCTGGTGCTGATTGGAGCGCTTGTTTTGTGGCCGGGATGA
- a CDS encoding 2Fe-2S iron-sulfur cluster-binding protein → MAIVIVDGQQIELSEHERLNGIQAAERVGVNIPHYCWHAGLTVVASCRMCLVETGTRNAETGAITMVPKLMPACQTPAKDGTVFVTNSEAVKKARAQVEEALLIDHPIDCPICDKAGECHLQDYHFEHGQAERRADIRPFTSATRDMGDTVKLFVDRCVMCSRCVRFCREITGTSELLVINRGSAEEIDVFPGYPLANKLSGCVVDLCPVGALGDKDFLYKQRVWFMRRHLGVCAGCSTGCTIRIDENQDTVYRLTPQENPFINKWWMCDEGRYGYKHLHSPERKIEPRRHVADREFENVDWSQLPRELAAVLEKVCSGGRLAAVVSPHLTVEEAYLLCKLARSIDSQAVLALGPIVAVGEDESFPGKFTIHAEKCPNRKGVEEMLAHFCDGKIKSFDELLEDLSAQHPHPSPLPEGEMQIKAAWVSGGYSQGNWCDENAAAPFAALDLLVVQDMFESPLWKVATYQLPGAGFAERAGSYVNFAHRLQSFTWAIRPPAGVWVEGQLYWQMLGMRGLYNPRKVLGEVAAEMIAFSAAADEIPLVGIDLRVNQLAGATV, encoded by the coding sequence ATGGCCATTGTTATTGTTGACGGGCAACAAATTGAACTGAGTGAGCACGAGCGGCTGAACGGCATTCAGGCGGCTGAGCGCGTGGGCGTCAACATTCCGCACTATTGCTGGCACGCTGGCTTAACGGTAGTGGCCAGTTGTCGCATGTGCCTAGTGGAAACCGGCACGCGCAATGCAGAAACCGGCGCCATCACCATGGTTCCCAAGCTGATGCCGGCCTGCCAAACACCGGCCAAAGATGGCACGGTGTTCGTGACCAACAGCGAGGCCGTGAAAAAAGCCCGAGCGCAGGTGGAAGAGGCCTTGCTGATCGATCATCCCATCGATTGCCCGATTTGCGACAAAGCCGGTGAATGTCATTTGCAGGACTATCACTTCGAGCATGGCCAGGCGGAGCGTCGGGCCGACATTCGGCCATTCACCAGCGCCACTCGCGACATGGGCGATACCGTCAAATTGTTTGTCGATCGTTGCGTGATGTGCAGCCGCTGCGTGCGGTTTTGCCGCGAAATTACCGGTACTAGCGAGCTGCTGGTCATCAATCGCGGCAGCGCCGAGGAAATTGACGTCTTCCCTGGTTACCCGCTGGCGAACAAACTTTCCGGCTGCGTGGTCGATTTGTGTCCTGTCGGCGCGCTGGGGGACAAAGATTTTCTGTACAAGCAGCGCGTCTGGTTCATGCGGCGGCATTTGGGTGTGTGTGCCGGCTGTTCCACCGGTTGCACCATTCGCATCGATGAAAATCAAGACACAGTGTACCGCCTGACGCCGCAGGAAAACCCGTTCATCAACAAATGGTGGATGTGCGACGAAGGGCGCTACGGTTACAAGCATTTGCATTCGCCGGAGCGAAAGATTGAACCGCGGCGGCATGTGGCCGACCGTGAATTTGAAAACGTCGATTGGTCGCAGTTGCCGCGCGAACTGGCCGCGGTACTAGAAAAAGTCTGTAGCGGTGGTCGGCTGGCGGCAGTGGTGTCGCCGCATTTGACGGTGGAAGAAGCATATTTATTGTGCAAGCTGGCCCGATCAATCGATTCGCAGGCCGTGCTCGCGCTGGGGCCTATAGTGGCGGTGGGCGAAGATGAATCGTTCCCCGGCAAGTTCACCATCCACGCGGAAAAATGCCCCAACCGCAAAGGCGTGGAAGAGATGTTGGCCCATTTTTGCGACGGAAAAATCAAATCGTTCGACGAGCTACTGGAAGATCTGAGTGCTCAGCACCCTCATCCTAGCCCTCTCCCAGAGGGAGAAATGCAAATCAAAGCCGCCTGGGTCAGTGGAGGCTATTCGCAAGGAAATTGGTGCGACGAGAACGCAGCCGCGCCATTTGCGGCGCTGGATTTACTCGTCGTGCAAGATATGTTCGAATCGCCGCTGTGGAAGGTGGCGACCTATCAATTGCCTGGCGCAGGTTTTGCTGAACGGGCCGGATCGTACGTGAATTTTGCTCATCGTCTGCAATCATTCACCTGGGCCATTCGTCCGCCGGCCGGCGTATGGGTGGAAGGGCAATTGTATTGGCAGATGCTGGGCATGCGTGGGCTGTACAACCCACGGAAAGTGTTAGGTGAAGTGGCCGCTGAAATGATTGCCTTTAGCGCGGCCGCGGATGAAATTCCGTTGGTGGGAATTGACTTACGGGTGAATCAGTTGGCCGGGGCGACGGTGTGA
- the nuoH gene encoding NADH-quinone oxidoreductase subunit NuoH, with the protein MSLATIITLVKILLLVGGLLTAAAYLVLLERWMAAWVQDRRGPNRVGIPLTNIKMFGLGQPLADGLKFIFKEEFTPSHVDKSLFRLAPIVIMTAAVAIFAAIPFGSVLPPLGINGIQDPIPLLVAPGLDVGMVYIFALSSIAVYGVILGGWASNNKYSFLGALRSSAQLISYEIPLGLGLLGVVLLCGTLKLDSIIAQQASTGVWNVFLQPLGFFVFVVAATAEAARLPFDLPEAEQELIGGYHTEYSGMKLLLYLIAEFLHMITAAFLIVILFLGGWHFWGLTGSGNEITWPIAILRIVVLAAKILAVILLFMIVRWSWPRFRFDQLMSLAWKVMVPLGLVNLVVTAVLVEYGRPIAQAVGFNSVWVTIILSWGITLVAWVVAGLLAPLSTDNTPRPTALPFDAESELGHEA; encoded by the coding sequence ATGTCGCTGGCTACAATCATCACGCTTGTGAAAATTCTGCTGCTGGTCGGCGGGCTGCTGACCGCGGCGGCATATCTGGTGCTATTGGAGCGGTGGATGGCCGCCTGGGTGCAGGACCGCCGGGGGCCGAACCGCGTGGGCATTCCGCTGACAAACATCAAAATGTTCGGGTTGGGTCAGCCACTGGCCGATGGTTTGAAGTTCATTTTCAAAGAAGAGTTTACGCCCAGTCACGTCGATAAGAGTTTGTTTCGCTTAGCGCCGATTGTGATTATGACGGCGGCGGTCGCCATTTTTGCGGCCATTCCCTTTGGCAGCGTGCTGCCGCCTTTGGGAATTAACGGCATTCAGGATCCTATTCCGCTTTTGGTGGCGCCGGGGCTGGATGTGGGGATGGTTTACATTTTCGCCCTGTCGAGCATTGCCGTATATGGCGTGATTTTGGGGGGCTGGGCCAGCAACAATAAATACAGTTTTTTAGGCGCGCTGCGGTCGAGCGCGCAGCTCATCTCATACGAAATTCCGCTGGGGTTGGGATTGCTGGGCGTGGTGCTGCTGTGCGGCACGTTGAAGTTGGATTCCATCATTGCCCAACAAGCCAGCACTGGTGTGTGGAATGTGTTTTTGCAGCCGCTAGGCTTCTTCGTGTTTGTGGTGGCGGCCACGGCCGAAGCAGCGCGGCTGCCGTTCGATTTGCCCGAGGCGGAGCAGGAACTGATCGGCGGTTATCACACCGAGTATTCTGGCATGAAGTTGCTGTTGTATTTGATCGCCGAATTTCTGCACATGATTACGGCCGCCTTTTTGATCGTCATTTTGTTTTTGGGAGGCTGGCACTTTTGGGGTTTAACCGGATCGGGCAACGAAATTACTTGGCCGATCGCCATTTTGCGAATTGTGGTGCTGGCCGCGAAAATTCTGGCCGTGATCTTGCTGTTCATGATTGTGCGCTGGAGCTGGCCCCGGTTCCGGTTTGACCAACTGATGTCGCTGGCCTGGAAGGTGATGGTGCCGTTGGGGCTGGTGAATTTGGTTGTCACCGCGGTGCTAGTGGAGTATGGCAGGCCTATCGCTCAGGCCGTGGGATTCAACAGTGTGTGGGTCACCATCATTTTGAGTTGGGGCATCACGTTGGTAGCCTGGGTGGTGGCGGGTTTGCTCGCGCCCTTGTCGACTGACAATACTCCCCGGCCGACTGCATTGCCCTTTGATGCGGAAAGCGAGTTGGGCCATGAAGCCTGA
- a CDS encoding NADH-quinone oxidoreductase subunit M, whose product MHNILLSTILLPACGALVAWLFAAQGKATVRLIALITAGITLALAAHLCVQYWFDQGLQGNYAVREFNWLGEAAKIHFAFGLDGLSVWMFGLSALLTFTAVLVSWEAVKDRPAGFYALLLLLECGMIGVFSARDIVLFYVFFEFTLIPLYFLIGIWGHEERRYAANKFFLFTFTGSVIALLGLIGIVLWAYSASNELTFSIPQLHEILGQHPIPMDAAHGHLQLLIFLALVAGFAVKVPLVPLHTWLPLAHTQAPTGGSIDLAGILLKLGTYGILRFCLPMLPDATAMCMPWILWLAVIGIIYGALVSLVQADLKKLVAYSSVSHMGFVILGFFALNQLSLQGGILQMINHGLSSAGLFAVVGMIYERYHTRQISELGGLAKRTPILAAFMLIFTMSSIGLPGLNGFVGEFMILLGMFQRAWTDAPGPLGPQLIVIAVLAVSGVVLGAWYMLWMMRRVFFGPLHEGHLSQADAEQIHDLRLYEILALAPLAVFIVWIGLYPKLFLKPIAPAADEIIARTSQPLENYYAQKPQLVKKGVAKPQAELRPVSVSRNEN is encoded by the coding sequence ATGCACAACATTTTACTATCGACGATTTTGCTGCCCGCCTGCGGCGCTTTGGTGGCGTGGCTATTTGCTGCGCAGGGCAAAGCGACGGTACGGCTCATCGCGCTGATCACCGCCGGTATTACCTTGGCGCTGGCCGCGCATTTGTGCGTGCAGTATTGGTTCGATCAAGGCCTGCAGGGCAATTATGCAGTCCGTGAGTTTAACTGGCTGGGTGAAGCGGCGAAAATTCATTTCGCGTTTGGCTTGGACGGGCTCAGTGTGTGGATGTTCGGCCTGTCGGCCTTACTTACGTTTACCGCAGTGTTGGTGAGCTGGGAAGCGGTAAAAGATCGGCCAGCCGGCTTTTACGCTTTATTGTTGCTGTTGGAATGCGGCATGATCGGCGTGTTTTCAGCTCGGGATATTGTTTTGTTTTATGTGTTTTTCGAGTTCACGCTCATCCCACTGTATTTTCTAATCGGTATTTGGGGCCACGAAGAGCGTCGCTACGCCGCCAATAAGTTTTTTCTGTTTACGTTCACGGGTAGCGTGATCGCGCTGTTGGGGTTGATCGGCATTGTGCTGTGGGCATACAGCGCTTCGAACGAGCTGACATTTTCCATTCCGCAACTGCATGAAATTTTGGGACAACATCCCATCCCCATGGACGCGGCGCATGGTCACTTGCAGTTGCTTATATTTTTGGCGTTGGTAGCCGGCTTTGCCGTGAAAGTGCCGCTGGTGCCGTTGCACACCTGGCTGCCCTTGGCGCACACTCAAGCGCCCACGGGGGGCAGCATCGATTTGGCCGGAATTTTGTTGAAGTTGGGCACGTACGGCATTTTGCGGTTCTGTTTGCCGATGCTGCCCGACGCCACGGCCATGTGCATGCCCTGGATTTTATGGCTGGCCGTAATCGGCATTATTTATGGCGCCTTGGTGTCGCTGGTGCAGGCAGATTTGAAAAAGCTCGTGGCTTATAGCAGTGTGAGCCACATGGGGTTTGTGATCCTGGGCTTTTTTGCGCTCAACCAATTGAGTTTGCAAGGCGGCATTTTGCAGATGATTAACCACGGGCTATCGAGCGCCGGTCTGTTCGCGGTGGTCGGGATGATTTACGAGCGTTACCATACTCGGCAAATTAGCGAGTTGGGTGGATTAGCCAAGCGCACGCCGATCTTGGCCGCGTTTATGTTGATCTTCACGATGTCGAGCATCGGTTTGCCGGGGCTCAACGGTTTTGTGGGCGAGTTCATGATTCTGTTGGGGATGTTTCAGCGGGCTTGGACGGATGCCCCCGGCCCGCTTGGTCCGCAATTGATTGTGATTGCCGTGCTGGCTGTCAGCGGCGTGGTGTTGGGTGCGTGGTACATGCTGTGGATGATGCGGCGGGTGTTTTTTGGTCCATTGCATGAAGGGCATCTGTCGCAGGCCGATGCGGAGCAAATTCACGACCTGCGGCTGTACGAAATTTTGGCTTTGGCGCCGTTGGCGGTGTTCATCGTGTGGATTGGCCTGTACCCCAAATTATTTTTGAAGCCGATTGCGCCTGCGGCGGACGAAATCATCGCTCGCACCAGCCAGCCGCTGGAAAATTATTACGCCCAAAAGCCTCAACTGGTGAAAAAAGGCGTCGCTAAGCCACAAGCAGAGTTGCGGCCGGTCTCTGTCAGTAGGAACGAGAATTAA
- a CDS encoding NADH-quinone oxidoreductase subunit J, protein MTGLVGLLPHGFLLAADAAEPAAPTGLNRFIAPLLQFHPLAWGVILGGLALWLMLPRGNAKGRALGAVLGIAALGLFSSRLLPLGLWSSNVVFWILSAVTIVAAACTVTFRSPVYCAVWFAMTLTGTAGIFMVQGAQFLGVATIVVYAGAILVTFLFVLMLASPKGNAYYDRVSWEALLAAAAGTVLLAILSITIGKLGLNQIQVTDTAALQQNVLVPDHVARLGAELFGRHLIAVEVAGTLLLVALVGATAIVSAQRREDSQPGSQAETPSSHSRAPADRAGSAKHLQEAAR, encoded by the coding sequence ATGACAGGGTTGGTCGGACTGTTGCCTCATGGTTTTTTACTGGCAGCCGATGCGGCTGAACCAGCGGCGCCGACGGGGTTGAATCGATTCATTGCGCCGCTATTGCAATTCCATCCGCTGGCTTGGGGCGTGATTTTGGGCGGATTGGCGCTGTGGTTGATGTTGCCGCGCGGAAATGCCAAAGGCCGGGCGCTGGGCGCGGTGTTGGGAATTGCCGCACTGGGTTTGTTCAGTTCTCGGTTGTTGCCGCTGGGCCTGTGGAGCAGCAACGTCGTGTTTTGGATTCTCAGTGCCGTGACCATTGTGGCGGCAGCCTGCACGGTGACCTTTCGCAGTCCGGTGTACTGCGCGGTGTGGTTTGCGATGACGCTGACGGGCACGGCCGGCATTTTCATGGTGCAAGGGGCCCAATTTTTAGGCGTGGCCACCATTGTGGTTTACGCCGGGGCGATTTTGGTGACGTTTTTGTTCGTGCTGATGTTGGCCAGCCCCAAGGGAAATGCGTATTACGATCGAGTGAGCTGGGAAGCCTTGCTGGCCGCTGCCGCCGGAACCGTGTTATTGGCGATTCTGTCGATTACCATTGGCAAGCTCGGCCTGAATCAAATTCAAGTAACCGACACGGCGGCGCTGCAGCAAAACGTGTTGGTGCCCGATCATGTGGCCCGGCTGGGGGCGGAATTGTTCGGCCGGCATTTGATTGCTGTGGAAGTGGCCGGCACGCTGCTATTGGTGGCACTGGTCGGGGCCACAGCGATTGTCAGCGCTCAGCGGCGGGAAGATTCGCAGCCAGGTTCGCAGGCTGAGACGCCCTCGTCGCATTCACGCGCCCCGGCGGATCGTGCAGGCAGCGCGAAGCATTTGCAGGAGGCAGCGCGATGA